In Ruminococcaceae bacterium KH2T8, the sequence CACAAAATATGCTGCTAAGGGTAACTTGGCCAAGCTTGTGAAACTCGCCGAGGATCAGGATCCTGATGTTCGCGCAGAGGTTGCACTTGCTATGGGTAAGATCAACACTTACGAGAGCGGCATGGCACTCATTCCCCTCCTCAGGGACTCTGTATCAATGGTTAGAGCCAATGCTTCTACCGCTGCAGCAGAGTGTAACGCTAAGCATTGCGAGGAGTACGTAAAGAAATTAGCTTTCGCAGATCCCGATCCCCTCGTAAGAGAAACAGCTAAAGCGGCTTACGATTGTCTCAAGACTTCGGTAATCTGATCCAAACTAAATTGATCTATCACAAAGGACCGTTTCCTATCGAAACGGTCCTCTTTTTGTGTCCCTGAAGATGGTTTTCGTACTGTCAAAACCGACTAAAACGCCTATATTCAAGTACACCCTGCGTTCATAATTTTGAGAATATAAAACGGCCTCGATCCATATGGACCGAGGCCGAATCAATTCAGTTTAAGTTACTGATCCTAAGATCACATACCTACGCTACAAACGCCTGCGCCCTGCTGAACACCGCCGTGATAAACGATGATGCAGTAGTAACCGTCTGCAGGATTATCGTATGTGCACTCATAGTACTCACCATCAGAGTAAGATGTATTGCAGCTGACAGTATTTGTGTATACGAGCTCAGCAGTATCATAAGATCCGTCTGCAGAGTAGTAGTACTCATATGTAACGTCACCAAGTGTATCATCAAGTCTCTCGATAGTATACTCGATCTGAGCTACGCCTGAAGCATATACGCCGTTATCGGAATTGAACCATACGGGTACGCTGGATCCATTGTAGAATGGATCAGAAGAATCTGTGTAGTAAGCGTTGTATCCTACGTCATCAGCCATTCCGCCTGTTGCAGCAGGAGTTGCTGTAGGAGTAGCTGTAGCCTCAACGTTGACTGTAGCAGAACCGGAAAGGATCACTTCATCATCAAGATAGTATGTGATCGTGTATGTGCCTGCTGCGAAATACTCGCCTGTCTCATCAAGGTAAGTAGCATCAACATCAGTTGTGTGAGCCCAGAGATCTGAAGAATTCTCGGATGTGAAGATAACTGCACCGTTAACTGTAAGCTCAGCTCTTACACCGGGAAGGCTTGCATCATAGTTGAGAGACTCATCAATAGGAAGCTCGGCAGAGATCTGAGTAGCGTTTGTGTATACAGGAGCTGTATCGTCACCGTTGTCTGTGAACCACCACTCAAGGTTAGTAGCATCAAGGCACTCTGTTACGGGAAGTGTGAATACATAAGACTCACCCGTGAAAGCATAGAGAGCATCGAAAGCCTTGCCGTAGTTAGAGCAGAGCCAATCCTCATCGTCCTTCTCGAACTCAAGAGTTACGGAGATCTCAACTGTATCAGCATCACCTACTGCTGCAACGAAATCGTCTACAGAAGCAAGAGAATCATCCTCAAGGAGAGACTCATAATCAGCGATAGTGAAAGTAACGTCTACGGAACCCTCACCGCTCTTCTTGGAAGCCTCAGCGGACTCCTCATCTATCTCATAAGAGATAGTATCTGCGATAGCGCTTACAGCCTCAGCTGCATCAGCCGTGTAGATCTCTCCCTCAGAGAAATCGAGCTTGCCTGCCCACTCTTCCTGATCGTCTTCGAAATCAGAAACTGTAAGCTTAGCGAGCTTATCAACACTGCATGCTGCCATATTCTTAGCATATGTATCAGCAGCTTCAAGTACTTCATCCTTGGACTTGTCAAGGAAAGCACAGCTTGTCATTGAAAGGATCATTGCAGATGTAAGAGATACAGCAACTACCTTCTTTGTACTTCTTTTCATATTATTCCTCCGTTCTCGGTCATACATGATCTATAGTGACCGACTTATAGAGTATACTATAAAATTTGCATTACGAATGATTTCTTTTTTAACAAAATAAGAATAATTGCGAAGAAAAAAAGGCGGCCTTCCAAGGAAGACCGCCTTATTAAGTCTATGTCAGTTCAGATCACTCAACATTTACCGTACAGCTGTCAGATACGAGCATATTACCGTCAGCATCGTAGAATGTGATCGTATACTCACCTGCTGCGAAGTAATCTCCATCGAGAGGACAGTTGTCGATATCATATGTGTGTACCCAAGCATCGTATGTACCATACTCTGTGTAGATAACTTCACCGTTATAAGCTACCGTGAAGTAGCCTGTTGAGTAGTCGTAGTTACCTGTGTACTCAAGCTCACCGTCGATTACATCAGTATTTGTATAGACAGGGTTGGAATCATCGTAGTTATCTGTGAACCACCAGTCAAGCTCGGGCTCGAAGCCAAGCTGAA encodes:
- a CDS encoding HEAT repeat-containing protein; amino-acid sequence: MSRVDSLRGKITKYAAKGNLAKLVKLAEDQDPDVRAEVALAMGKINTYESGMALIPLLRDSVSMVRANASTAAAECNAKHCEEYVKKLAFADPDPLVRETAKAAYDCLKTSVI